From the genome of Alkalimarinus coralli:
TTATCGCCCGGGTGTGGCGGGGGGGTAGTATTGGTGAAAAGAACTTCGGGGGCACCAAATTCAGTGATGTCGATAAATTTCATGTTGTTCTCACTATATTGTGTGATTCTCGCTATATTGTGTTGTTCTCACGATGACTCGTCACATTGAAGCTGGGTTCGCGAGTTAATATGCACCGCCCAATAATATAACGGGCAGATGTTAAATATACTACCTGAATGCGTGTATACTTTGACGTTAGTTTTTATAGAGAGAAGAAGCATAAATACTATATGAATGTTGAACAAATGAATCGCTTACTAAAAACGCATATACCGCTTTGTGGGTTTATGGAGTTGGCGATAAAGTCTTTGGAGTCTCACTCAATTATCGCTACCGCACCCATTCAGCCGAACCGCAATATGCACGGCACCGGATTTGCTGGTGCACAATACTCATTGGCTGTTGCAACCGGTTGGGCGCTGGTTCAAAACAGGCTTGATGTGGCAGGAATGGAGGGGCAGCTGGTCGTTCGAGAAGCTACGATTCACTATAAATATCCTGTGACCTCGGATATTACTTTAAAAGCCGAGTTTGAAGTTGAGATGAATGACAGTGAATTGCGAAGTAAAATGGCAGAGGAGGGTAGAATAAACTTTCCGCTGACTATAGCTATTTACTCTGAGGATAAGAGGTGTGCGTACTTGAATGCCGATTATGTTGTGCTCGGTAGAGCCTAAAGCCGCGTAGCCCGTTTGTAGGGTAAGTTAGGCTACGCTTTTTAGCTGTTTATATTCTAGTTCTTTACATTCTAGGTAGTCCGCAACCACCTGCGCCTAGATACTCATAGATATCAAAGCTTTCGTCAACTTTCTCGTCTGTTCCCCGCATTCTATCAATAACTTGTTCAAGCTCGTTTGCCATGTACTGAAAGAAGTCA
Proteins encoded in this window:
- a CDS encoding YiiD C-terminal domain-containing protein, with the protein product MNRLLKTHIPLCGFMELAIKSLESHSIIATAPIQPNRNMHGTGFAGAQYSLAVATGWALVQNRLDVAGMEGQLVVREATIHYKYPVTSDITLKAEFEVEMNDSELRSKMAEEGRINFPLTIAIYSEDKRCAYLNADYVVLGRA